One Drosophila subobscura isolate 14011-0131.10 chromosome U, UCBerk_Dsub_1.0, whole genome shotgun sequence DNA window includes the following coding sequences:
- the LOC117900253 gene encoding ATPase family protein 2 homolog has translation MPPKSSSKKNQASWYHCETCGVHITSKARDSHDASCPIPSEGDGEADSEVEYVRNGTLYTRSLQQRNFEVESLKDLPAKYTNMLVFVSEGAMRLSQLHIGQHVVIESTSQEPLVRIVWPVSEQFLTTVFVTDNDYKSNFANLRGKLLKIRPLDTKCLTAAGSISLRLISESRLKSGQLKDATALLQRAMVNQIYCQGTKIHLNFFNKSLTFRLESWQGAVEDALASLSLEAKPLQFVQVTNVTRVQLIPQEDEEQQLKEQTSSFRITKSQIGGLDKQVELVEESMEYALGLRTVPAGLKVSRGMLLYGATGCGKSMVLEAMTAVAEERSQRNVQIIRINSGEVYSKFLGETEQNLAAIFERAYAHYPQPTLLLIEDVHNLCPKQESNDLVKRVSLAFLSLLDQLSSPRQLRGSRTFLLATSSQIDALHPSIRRAGRLDSELELGVPSPQARQAIIQCLIQSVEHHLSTEDVAQIATISHGYVGADLANLVYTAMLQAQPQALQLKHLQEALISVKPSAMREVLIECPNVQWSDIGGQSELRLAMQQAIEWPLLHAEKFQRLGIKPPRGILMFGPPGCSKTMIAKALATESKLNFLSIKGPELFSMWVGESERAVREVFRKARQVAPSIVFFDEIDAIGGERAEGDGSGSGSGSSVKERVLTQLLTELDGVEALQNVTIVAATNRPDLIDKALLRPGRIDRILYVGLPKADARSEILHIKLRTMPLAKDVQVDKLVELTDGYSGAEIQAVCHEAAMRALEQSFEAEQVDWSHFEHALTAVQPRTSPELLRLYEDYLKRK, from the exons ATGCCGCCAAAGTCGAGTAGTAAGAAAAACCAGGCAAGTTGGTATCACTGCGAGACCTGTGGAGTGCACATAACGTCCAAGGCGCGCGACAGTCACGATGCCAGCTGCCCCATACCCAGTGAAGGCGATGGAGAGGCGGACTCCGAAGTGGAGTACGTGCGGAATGGAACGCTGTACACGAGGAGCCTGCAGCAGCGCAACTTTGAAGTGGAATCCCTGAAAGATTTGCCAGCAAAGTATACCAACATGCTAGTGTTTGTATCAGAGGGTGCCATGCGGCTATCCCAGCTCCACATTGGCCAGCACGTGGTGATTGAATCCACGTCACAGGAGCCGCTGGTGCGAATTGTGTGGCCCGTGTCGGAGCAGTTCCTAACCACAGTGTTTGTCACAGACAACG attacaaatcaaatttcGCGAATTTGCGCGGCAAGCTGCTGAAAATCCGACCATTGGACACCAAATGCCTGACAGCCGCTGGCAGCATCTCCCTGAGGCTTATCAGCGAATCGCGGCTAAAGTCTGGACAGCTGAAAGATGCCACCGCCTTGCTGCAGCGTGCCATGGTCAATCAAATCTACTGCCAGGGCactaaaattcatttaaatttcttcaACAAGTCGCTGACGTTTCGCCTGGAGAGCTGGCAGGGCGCTGTGGAGGATGCACTGGCTAGTCTCAGTCTGGAGGCCAAGCCGCTGCAGTTTGTACAGGTGACAAATGTTACACGGGTACAATTAATACCccaggaggatgaggagcagcagctcaaggAGCAGACGAGTTCCTTTCGCATTACAAAATCCCAAATTGGAGGATTGGACAAGCAAGTGGAGCTAGTGGAGGAGAGCATGGAGTATGCGCTCGGCCTGAGAACAGTGCCAGCAG GCCTGAAGGTATCGCGTGGCATGCTGCTGTATGGCGCCACTGGCTGCGGCAAGTCCATGGTCTTGGAGGCCATGACCGCCGTCGCTGAGGAACGCAGCCAGAGGAATGTCCAAATCATACGCATCAATAGCGGCGAGGTGTACAGCAAGTTCCTTGGCGAAACGGAACAAAATCTAGCAGCAATCTTCGAGCGCGCGTACGCCCATTACCCGCAACcgacgctgctgctcatcGAGGATGTGCACAATCTTTGTCCCAAGCAGGAGAGCAATGATCTGGTCAAGCGTGTCTCCCTGGCGTTTCTCTCGCTGCTGGACCAACTGAGCAGTCCCCGGCAACTCCGTGGCAGTCGCACCTTCCTGCTGGCCACCAGCTCGCAAATCGATGCCCTGCACCCGAGTATACGGAGAGCCGGACGCCTGGACAGTGAACTGGAATTGGGTGTACCCAGCCCGCAGGCACGTCAGGCCATCATCCAGTGTCTGATTCAGTCGGTGGAGCATCACCTGAGCACTGAAGATGTGGCACAAATTGCCACCATTAGCCATGGCTATGTGGGCGCCGATCTGGCGAATTTGGTGTACACCGCCATGCTGCAGGCCCAGCCACAAGCTCTGCAGCTGAAACACCTGCAGGAAGCTCTCATCAGTGTTAAACCATCGGCCATGCGCGAAGTGCTCATCGAGTGCCCCAATGTACAGTGGTCGGACATTGGCGGCCAGTCCGAGCTGCGGCTGGCCATGCAACAGGCCATCGAATGGCCACTGCTGCATGCGGAGAAGTTCCAGCGTCTGGGCATCAAGCCACCGCGTGGCATTCTCATGTTTGGACCGCCCGGCTGCTCCAAGACGATGATTGCCAAGGCCCTGGCCACCGAGAGCAAGCTGAACTTTCTCTCTATCAAGGGGCCGGAGCTCTTCTCCATGTGGGTGGGTGAGTCGGAGCGTGCGGTGCGCGAGGTGTTCCGCAAGGCACGCCAGGTGGCACCCTCGATAGTCTTCTTCGACGAAATCGATGCCATTGGCGGCGAAAGAGCTGAAGGcgatggctctggctccggctccggtTCGTCCGTCAAAGAGCGCGTTCTCACCCAACTCCTCACCGAACTGGATGGCGTTGAGGCCTTGCAGAATGTCACCATTGTGGCGGCCACCAATCGGCCCGACCTGATAGACAAGGCGCTACTACGTCCCGGACGCATCGATCGCATACTCTACGTGGGCCTGCCCAAGGCCGATGCTCGCAGCGAAATCTTACACATAAAACTGCGCACCATGCCGCTGGCCAAGGATGTGCAGGTGGATAAGTTGGTGGAGCTGACGGACGGCTATTCGGGTGCCGAAATCCAAGCTGTGTGCCATGAGGCTGCTATGCGTGCGCTTGAGCAAAGCTTCGAGGCGGAACAGGTG
- the LOC117900254 gene encoding magnesium transporter NIPA2, producing MSSEASSLQMDQTQAGPSLAPPSPLAEPLTNTDFYIGVGLAISSCFFIGSSFIIKKKALLRLSRFGEVRASAGGFGYLREWIWWAGLLTMGLGEAANFAAYAFAPASLVTPLGALSVIISSVMASRFLNEKLNLLGKIGCFLCILGSTIIVIHSPKEKEVEDLQLLFDMLLDPVFILYVTCIIGSTAFVACFVAPRHGHTNVVVYIFLCSGIGSLTVMSCKALGLAIRQTLANGGNVFLTWMPWFLIVITVTFIAIQMNYLNKALDIFNTSIVTPVYYVMFTTLVITASAILFKEFTHMRFDDILGDVCGFLIVITAVFLLNAFRDIDLTLNDVRGLMRPKMQRVSQYDDDVLVTTNIKERRLSYGSGDVFRKA from the exons ATGAGTAGCGAAGCCTCATCACTGCAGATGGACCAGACGCAGGCAGGCCCCAGCCTGGCACCGCCCAGCCCACTGGCGGAGCCCCTGACGAACACAGATTTCTACATAGGAGTGGGCCTGGCCATTTCGTCCTGCTTCTTCATCGGTTCCAGTTTCATCATCAAGAAGAAGGCGCTCCTTCGTCTGAGCAGGTTTGGCGAGGTGCGGGCATCGGCTGGCGGATTTGGTTACTTACGCGAGTGGATCTGGTGGGCGGGGCTGCTGACAA TGGGCCTGGGTGAGGCGGCAAACTTTGCGGCCTATGCCTTTGCGCCCGCCTCCCTGGTCACCCCCCTGGGTGCACTGAGCGTGATAATTTCGTCGGTGATGGCCTCCAGGTTCCTCAACGAGAAACTCAATCTGCTGGGCAAAATTGGCTGCTTTCTGTGCATACTCGGATCCACCATCATAGTGATACACTCgcccaaggagaaggaggtggaggatCTGCAATTGCTCTTCGATATGCTGCTGGATCCggtgtttattttgtatgtcACCTGCATCATTGGCTCCACGGCCTTTGTGGCGTGCTTCGTTGCTCCGCGGCATGGTCACACGAACGTTGTGGTGTACATATTTCTGTGCTCGGGCATTGGCTCGCTGACCGTCATGAGCTGCAAggctctgggtctggccaTCCGGCAGACCCTGGCCAACGGTGGCAATGTCTTTCTCACCTGGATGCCTTGGTTCCTGATTGTCATCACCGTCACCTTCATTGCCATCCAGATGAACTATCTGAACAAGGCGCTAGACATTTTCAACACCAGCATTGTGACGCCTGTGTATTATGTGATGTTTACGACTCTGGTGATCACTGCATCGGCAATTCTCTTCAAGGAGTTTACCCACATGCGTTTCGACGATATCCTGGGAGATGTTTGCGGCTTTCTCATAGTCATTACGGCTGTGTTTCTGCTGAACGCCTTCAGGGATATCGATCTAACGCTCAACGACGTGCGGGGCCTGATGCGACCCAAAATGCAGCGGGTTTCCCAGTACGATGACGATGTTTTGGTCACCACAAACATCAAGGAGCGGCGTCTTTCATACGGATCCGGTGATGTCTTCCGCAAGGCATGA
- the LOC117900255 gene encoding protein D3, with protein MSLVRLKLLRNIQKCSIGPHWVDFLKATTAVNVNFPAPAAIRTATTFAKKENHLTPRSPAAFNLRKYSCGSIGKTMEENCVVPDVIAKAPKATATVEYPCDIVVKPGMVLTPTQVKDQPSVKWDADATKLYTLCMTDPDAPSRKEPKYREWHHWLVGNIPGGDIAKGEVLSAYIGSGPPPDTGLHRYVFLIYEQKGKLDFDEKRLPNTSGDDRGGFKIAKFAEKYNLGDPVAGNLYQAEFDDYVPILYKQLGG; from the coding sequence ATGAGTCTTGTGCGCCTAAAACTACTACGCAACATCCAAAAATGCTCCATTGGACCGCACTGGGTCGATTTTCTAAAGGCCACCACCGCTGTGAATGTCAACTTCCCAGCACCGGCCGCCATTAGAAcggcaacaacttttgcaaaaaaagaaaatcaccTGACACCACGCTCGCctgctgcatttaatttacgCAAGTATTCGTGTGGATCAATAGGAAAAACCATGGAGGAGAATTGTGTTGTGCCCGATGTTATTGCCAAGGCGCCAAAGGCCACCGCAACTGTGGAATATCCGTGCGACATTGTCGTAAAACCCGGCATGGTGCTGACGCCCACACAGGTGAAGGATCAGCCCAGCGTGAAGTGGGATGCCGACGCCACCAAGCTGTACACCTTGTGCATGACGGACCCGGACGCACCCAGCCGCAAGGAGCCCAAGTACCGTGAGTGGCACCACTGGCTGGTCGGCAACATTCCCGGCGGCGACATTGCCAAGGGCGAGGTGCTGTCCGCCTACATTGGCTCGGGTCCCCCGCCAGACACTGGCTTGCATCGCTACGTGTTCCTCATCTACGAGCAAAAGGGCAAGCTCGACTTTGACGAGAAGCGTTTGCCCAACACCAGCGGCGATGACCGCGGCGGCTTCAAGATTGCCAAATTTGCCGAGAAATACAATCTGGGCGACCCGGTGGCCGGCAATCTGTACCAGGCCGAGTTCGATGATTATGTGCCCATTCTGTACAAGCAACTGGGTGGCTAA
- the LOC117901010 gene encoding myb-like protein A isoform X1 — MDFRNKNEAYGIGQRRVGIGNLSGSGPGAAFYAPNFGNDGGGISYHNNNLQLDRGNNQGFGNRNSSPDMGSNFARSRPTTDNNFPYNDNSRQRDLEMISRDAGSNNYTRGMENRSNFNSNNQNQRYSNSNDNFGVSQQRRDFDDNFRGVGGPTGHLGDSRDLPSNFGNFGRTDSNDAPSFVNRNSVSSNFNSDFRNLDNNYRGPQSSTSFGDNNGRFYNDSQRSQNRSTNVGPSNDVANFNDNYRGARSQNFGDQQRSNYNDADRNSYGVGGGGNFNDNFRGNNYGNSGSNVDNFGPTGSSFNNNIGMNNVGPSGGNFGVQNNSRNFPQNERRSYNDGNARSWNNSNTQQSSLFQDLGYQAVNSGNGNGNGNGNGNGNLSPWEASQRAFNSKRNQNSPKKNLNNGGVIRKPAPAPAIKNIQGIRNNPKTVALISANAARVPAVRNPVAATANPRIAGAGPAANPRIGGAGPVGNAPRNASGPAPNAQRKAVARVPGTVQNQPMIPSRNQIKLRNLRLNLRKPNNIGPNQPGAVITSRNPLPVRAQNAVPAKGPTVAGAAPRPGQKRAAAAAVAPAAPAVGSPLSKSERKWLKVARKRGFLMGGFKLPYILNLDPKKLPQFEDESYAVAFFEQTFIYSTNPYAGEEEFTEAAVVINEDSDDEELKAARKIHKRSRKRLRSDLVSVHQATSKMDWPSWWKDHKPLGEEIDKQLKACGNLNLEHSFLPNFPKLTTAQVIDAVIKQAHFGLEKNTDVPFDTMKTIFTLMNLTFLENLTDANKEEVQNIIRNIPNALWVHKMRTMINLWAKYKQVSEPSTATEAEAKEEHNRQQQATAREWKSPGFHWVAKQAFDELVSISAAEWNEHTTLFPKLD; from the exons ATGGACTTTCGCAACAAGAATGAAGCTTATGGCATTGGCCAGCGTCGTGTGGGAATCGGTAACTTAAGCGGCTCTGGCCCTGGTGCCGCGTTTTATGCGCCAAACTTCGGCAACGATGGTGGTGGCATCAGctaccacaacaacaacttgcaGCTGGACCGCGGCAATAATCAAGGATTCGGTAACAGGAATTCAAGCCCGGATATGGGAAGCAACTTTGCTCGCAGTCGCCCCACAACCGACAACAATTTTCCCTACAACGACAACAGTCGCCAGCGGGACTTGGAGATGATCTCGCGGGATGCAGGCTCGAATAACTATACGCGGGGCATGGAAAACCGCTCCAACTTCAATTCCAACAACCAGAATCAGCGCTACAGCAACTCCAACGATAACTTTGGCGTTAGCCAGCAGCGTCGAGACTTTGACGACAATTTCCGAGGAGTTGGCGGCCCCACGGGGCACTTGGGAGATTCTCGGGATCTGCCAAGCAATTTTGGTAACTTTGGCCGCACTGACAGCAATGATGCGCCGAGCTTTGTCAATCGGAATTCGGTGAGTTCTAACTTCAATTCCGATTTTCGTAACTTGGACAACAACTACCGTGGGCCACAGTCGAGCACCAGCTTCGGCGACAACAATGGGCGCTTCTACAATGATTCGCAACGGAGCCAGAATCGTTCCACTAACGTTGGCCCCTCCAACGATGTGGCCAACTTTAATGACAATTATCGTGGCGCCCGCTCCCAAAACTTTGGGGATCAGCAGCGCTCCAACTATAATGATGCCGATCGCAACTCTTATGgcgttggcggcggcggcaacttTAATGACAATTTCCGTGGCAATAATTACGGAAACTCTGGCTCCAATGTGGACAACTTTGGGCCTACTGGTTCCAGCTTTAACAACAACATTGGCATGAATAATGTCGGTCCATCTGGTGGCAACTTTGGTGTCCAGAACAACAGCCGCAACTTTCCGCAGAACGAACGGCGCAGCTATAACGATGGCAACGCCCGGTCTTGGAACAACTCCAATACGCAGCAATCGTCTTTATTCCAAGACTTGGGGTATCAGGCGGTTAacagcggcaatggcaatggcaacgggaatggaaatggcaatggcaatctgTCTCCCTGGGAGGCCAGCCAGAGGGCCTTCAACTCCAAGCGTAACCAGAATTCACCCAAGAAGAATCTGAACAACGGCGGCGTCATCCGCAAaccggcaccagcaccagccattaaaaatattcaaggTATTCGCAACAATCCAAAAACTGTGGCCTTGATCAGTGCCAATGCGGCTAGAGTTCCAGCAGTACGGAATCccgtggctgccactgccaatccACGAATAGCAGGAGCCGGTCCTGCTGCCAATCCACGCATAGGAGGCGCCGGTCCTGTTGGCAACGCTCCACGCAATGCCTCGGGTCCCGCACCCAATGCCCAACGCAAAGCCGTCGCACGCGTACCTGGAACTGTGCAGAACCAACCAATGATTCCTTCACGCAATCAAATAAAGCTGCGCAACCTGAGACTCAATCTAAGGAAGCCCAACAATATCGGACCGAATCAGCCGGGCGCTGTCATTACCAGTCGGAATCCGCTGCCAGTCAGAGCCCAGAACGCAGTGCCGGCAAAGGGTCCGACAGTCGCTGGAGCAGCACCACGACCAG GACAAAAGcgcgcggcagcagccgctgtagccccagcagcaccagcagtcGGTTCGCCGCTTTCAAAGTCTGAGAGAAAGTGGCTAAAGGTGGCCCGCAAGCGTGGCTTCCTCATGGGCGGATTTAAGCTGCCATATATTCTCAATTTGGATCCGAAGAAGCTGCCGCAGTTTGAGGACGAATCGTATGCGGTGGCCTTCTTCGAGCAGACCTTTATCTACAGTACAAACCCATATGCCGGTGAGGAGGAGTTCACCGAGGCAGCGGTCGTTATCAATGAGGATTCGGATGATGAAGAGCTCAAGGCTGCGCGTAAGATACACAAGCGTTCCAGGAAACGTCTGCGCTCCGATTTGGTGTCCGTACATCAGGCAACCAGCAAAATGGACTGGCCCAGCTGGTGGAAGGATCACAAGCCACTTGGGGAGGAGATCGACAAACAGCTGAAAGCCTGTGGCAATCTCAATTTGGAGCACAGTTTCTTGCCTAATTTCCCGAAGCTAACCACCGCGCAGGTGATCGATGCTGTCATCAAGCAGGCCCACTTTGGCTTGGAGAAGAATACAGATGTGCCCTTCGACACCATGAAGACGATTTTCACGCTGATGAATCTAACCTTTTTGGAGAACCTGACGGACGCGAACAAGGAGGAAGTCCAAAACATTATACGCAACATACCCAATGCCCTTTGGGTACACAAGATGCGCACCATGATCAATCTGTGGGCCAAATACAAGCAAGTGTCGGAGCCATCGACAGCCACAGAGGCTGAGGCCAAGGAGGAGCATAACCGTCAGCAGCAGGCCACGGCCCGTGAATGGAAGAGTCCCGGCTTCCACTGGGTGGCCAAGCAAGCCTTTGATGAACTTGTG TCTATTAGCGCAGCCGAGTGGAATGAGCACACCACACTCTTTCCGAAACTAGATTAA
- the LOC117901010 gene encoding uncharacterized protein LOC117901010 isoform X2: MDFRNKNEAYGIGQRRVGIGNLSGSGPGAAFYAPNFGNDGGGISYHNNNLQLDRGNNQGFGNRNSSPDMGSNFARSRPTTDNNFPYNDNSRQRDLEMISRDAGSNNYTRGMENRSNFNSNNQNQRYSNSNDNFGVSQQRRDFDDNFRGVGGPTGHLGDSRDLPSNFGNFGRTDSNDAPSFVNRNSSSTSFGDNNGRFYNDSQRSQNRSTNVGPSNDVANFNDNYRGARSQNFGDQQRSNYNDADRNSYGVGGGGNFNDNFRGNNYGNSGSNVDNFGPTGSSFNNNIGMNNVGPSGGNFGVQNNSRNFPQNERRSYNDGNARSWNNSNTQQSSLFQDLGYQAVNSGNGNGNGNGNGNGNLSPWEASQRAFNSKRNQNSPKKNLNNGGVIRKPAPAPAIKNIQGIRNNPKTVALISANAARVPAVRNPVAATANPRIAGAGPAANPRIGGAGPVGNAPRNASGPAPNAQRKAVARVPGTVQNQPMIPSRNQIKLRNLRLNLRKPNNIGPNQPGAVITSRNPLPVRAQNAVPAKGPTVAGAAPRPGQKRAAAAAVAPAAPAVGSPLSKSERKWLKVARKRGFLMGGFKLPYILNLDPKKLPQFEDESYAVAFFEQTFIYSTNPYAGEEEFTEAAVVINEDSDDEELKAARKIHKRSRKRLRSDLVSVHQATSKMDWPSWWKDHKPLGEEIDKQLKACGNLNLEHSFLPNFPKLTTAQVIDAVIKQAHFGLEKNTDVPFDTMKTIFTLMNLTFLENLTDANKEEVQNIIRNIPNALWVHKMRTMINLWAKYKQVSEPSTATEAEAKEEHNRQQQATAREWKSPGFHWVAKQAFDELVSISAAEWNEHTTLFPKLD, encoded by the exons ATGGACTTTCGCAACAAGAATGAAGCTTATGGCATTGGCCAGCGTCGTGTGGGAATCGGTAACTTAAGCGGCTCTGGCCCTGGTGCCGCGTTTTATGCGCCAAACTTCGGCAACGATGGTGGTGGCATCAGctaccacaacaacaacttgcaGCTGGACCGCGGCAATAATCAAGGATTCGGTAACAGGAATTCAAGCCCGGATATGGGAAGCAACTTTGCTCGCAGTCGCCCCACAACCGACAACAATTTTCCCTACAACGACAACAGTCGCCAGCGGGACTTGGAGATGATCTCGCGGGATGCAGGCTCGAATAACTATACGCGGGGCATGGAAAACCGCTCCAACTTCAATTCCAACAACCAGAATCAGCGCTACAGCAACTCCAACGATAACTTTGGCGTTAGCCAGCAGCGTCGAGACTTTGACGACAATTTCCGAGGAGTTGGCGGCCCCACGGGGCACTTGGGAGATTCTCGGGATCTGCCAAGCAATTTTGGTAACTTTGGCCGCACTGACAGCAATGATGCGCCGAGCTTTGTCAATCGGAATTCG TCGAGCACCAGCTTCGGCGACAACAATGGGCGCTTCTACAATGATTCGCAACGGAGCCAGAATCGTTCCACTAACGTTGGCCCCTCCAACGATGTGGCCAACTTTAATGACAATTATCGTGGCGCCCGCTCCCAAAACTTTGGGGATCAGCAGCGCTCCAACTATAATGATGCCGATCGCAACTCTTATGgcgttggcggcggcggcaacttTAATGACAATTTCCGTGGCAATAATTACGGAAACTCTGGCTCCAATGTGGACAACTTTGGGCCTACTGGTTCCAGCTTTAACAACAACATTGGCATGAATAATGTCGGTCCATCTGGTGGCAACTTTGGTGTCCAGAACAACAGCCGCAACTTTCCGCAGAACGAACGGCGCAGCTATAACGATGGCAACGCCCGGTCTTGGAACAACTCCAATACGCAGCAATCGTCTTTATTCCAAGACTTGGGGTATCAGGCGGTTAacagcggcaatggcaatggcaacgggaatggaaatggcaatggcaatctgTCTCCCTGGGAGGCCAGCCAGAGGGCCTTCAACTCCAAGCGTAACCAGAATTCACCCAAGAAGAATCTGAACAACGGCGGCGTCATCCGCAAaccggcaccagcaccagccattaaaaatattcaaggTATTCGCAACAATCCAAAAACTGTGGCCTTGATCAGTGCCAATGCGGCTAGAGTTCCAGCAGTACGGAATCccgtggctgccactgccaatccACGAATAGCAGGAGCCGGTCCTGCTGCCAATCCACGCATAGGAGGCGCCGGTCCTGTTGGCAACGCTCCACGCAATGCCTCGGGTCCCGCACCCAATGCCCAACGCAAAGCCGTCGCACGCGTACCTGGAACTGTGCAGAACCAACCAATGATTCCTTCACGCAATCAAATAAAGCTGCGCAACCTGAGACTCAATCTAAGGAAGCCCAACAATATCGGACCGAATCAGCCGGGCGCTGTCATTACCAGTCGGAATCCGCTGCCAGTCAGAGCCCAGAACGCAGTGCCGGCAAAGGGTCCGACAGTCGCTGGAGCAGCACCACGACCAG GACAAAAGcgcgcggcagcagccgctgtagccccagcagcaccagcagtcGGTTCGCCGCTTTCAAAGTCTGAGAGAAAGTGGCTAAAGGTGGCCCGCAAGCGTGGCTTCCTCATGGGCGGATTTAAGCTGCCATATATTCTCAATTTGGATCCGAAGAAGCTGCCGCAGTTTGAGGACGAATCGTATGCGGTGGCCTTCTTCGAGCAGACCTTTATCTACAGTACAAACCCATATGCCGGTGAGGAGGAGTTCACCGAGGCAGCGGTCGTTATCAATGAGGATTCGGATGATGAAGAGCTCAAGGCTGCGCGTAAGATACACAAGCGTTCCAGGAAACGTCTGCGCTCCGATTTGGTGTCCGTACATCAGGCAACCAGCAAAATGGACTGGCCCAGCTGGTGGAAGGATCACAAGCCACTTGGGGAGGAGATCGACAAACAGCTGAAAGCCTGTGGCAATCTCAATTTGGAGCACAGTTTCTTGCCTAATTTCCCGAAGCTAACCACCGCGCAGGTGATCGATGCTGTCATCAAGCAGGCCCACTTTGGCTTGGAGAAGAATACAGATGTGCCCTTCGACACCATGAAGACGATTTTCACGCTGATGAATCTAACCTTTTTGGAGAACCTGACGGACGCGAACAAGGAGGAAGTCCAAAACATTATACGCAACATACCCAATGCCCTTTGGGTACACAAGATGCGCACCATGATCAATCTGTGGGCCAAATACAAGCAAGTGTCGGAGCCATCGACAGCCACAGAGGCTGAGGCCAAGGAGGAGCATAACCGTCAGCAGCAGGCCACGGCCCGTGAATGGAAGAGTCCCGGCTTCCACTGGGTGGCCAAGCAAGCCTTTGATGAACTTGTG TCTATTAGCGCAGCCGAGTGGAATGAGCACACCACACTCTTTCCGAAACTAGATTAA